TACTTGGTTCCACTCTGTCATTATTCCGGTTATAGTAATATATCTGATACATGtattattattcatattttatcaTACATATTGTGGCAAAATACAGTGTTTATTATCTCATACATATTGtgacaaaatataataataaatgtatacaatcaagaagaaaaaaaattcaatcaaccCTCTCTGGATCATATTTGGGTAATATCTAGAAATTTGTGTGTATCTGGAGAGGGATAAGTTACCTAACCAAGAGTTCTCTTACCCTACACTTGTTTCCTTGATAGCATGGGTCGAAAtttcttttttccccttttcaATACATGTATCTTAAACAACCTCTTTCCTTTCTTATTATCGATACTTGCATCTGCTGCACCAacttttaatttctttgatttttttgttgttgttcatccAATGACCGCATTTTTATGGGGTCATTGCGGAACTTAGTTCTTCTCTCGGCTTCTAAAGCAGCAACAACCCCTGCATTGTTATCTTCTTGAGTGAAAATGCACAAATCAAAGTATGGACAATCTTGATAAGAATGTTGGTTAGAGGGTAATACCTCGAGTAAGCCTCTTAGGAGTAGAAGCTTCCGCCATTGATACACAGAAAAAAGCTTGAGAAGCCccctaaaataattcaaaataacagCTTGAAGTCTGAGAATCAGTAGAAGAAACTATTAGATACACATAACCAACATATTTATTGAGGAATTGAGGAAGAAGCAAAACCGCGAGATAGAGAATAGGAGCAAATTAAGAAAAGTGGGATTTGGTAAGAGAATTAACTGATAGACATACAGTGTATTAAGCCTTCAAAAGGGGAAAGGAAACAAACTAGTGAatttgctataaatggtaactGACGCCACAtttggtaatattttaaaactagaACTATGCCTTTTAGATATAGTAGCTATATTTGCTTCGTTAGGTAACTAATTTATGAGTGAAGAAGTGGGCTGGACCATTAATCCTTAAAAAGGGGAAAGGAAACAAACTAGTGAATTTGCTATAAAATGGTAACTAACACCACAtttggtaatattttaaaactagaACTATGCCTTTTAGATATAGTAGCTATATTTGCTTAGTTAGGTAGCTAATTTATGAGTGAAGAAGTGGGCTGGACCATTAATCCTTAAAAAGGAGAAAGGACACAAGCTAGTGAATTTGCTATAAAATGGTAACTGACGCCACAATTggttatattttaaaactataactatgtattttttatatagtagTTATATTTGCTTAGTTAGGTAACTAATTTATGAGTGAAGAAGGTATTGACACTCAGAAATCATCGTCACCATCTaccatttcttcttctaaagaAACGAcacaaattgaagaagaaagaagaaaaggaaaagagtttCAGACATTTCAGACAAAGCTTTGATAAAACCCAGCTGTATGAAAAGTTTGTGATGTCGTGGCTAAATCACAACCCCTCATCAAGAATGAAGATGATGTAATTATGAACCATTAGATTAGAAGTTCTAGAAATATGCTCTCACGTGACAAGCTTGTGAGGAATAATAGTTGGTTACATATACTTGATAGCtgtttgttttattattttgttgttttgtagTGAATATAcatgtacaaatacaaaagtTTGGGGATGAATGAATGATTCAGAAATTTTCCACAAATCAATTTGCTCTTCTTTCAGAAGGGGGCTAGACCTAtttagagggtgtttggattggcttaaaagttggtcaaacctacttttaagtcagtttttgacttctggaagtgtttggcaaatacaaaaaataatttaaaataagttgggGAGTGTTTAGcaaagtaaaaaatgacttaaaataagtcaaaaaccaaaagtaggtctccccctactttttattttttgacttaaaagtcatttcaatttgactttttattttggacttaaaagctactttttttaCGTCAATCCAAACAAGCTCTTATTCTTATCAACATATAAGTATATGAGACATATTAGGGTAAGAGAGCTCTTGGTTCTTTTGAAAAGAAGCTTTTTACTCGAAGGAAGGGGCTGGAACTTTATTTGAGCCGATAGTGAAGCTCTCGTCAATTTAAGCTTCAGGTTAAAATTTACTTAGTTCATAGCTTTattggttcttttttttttttttgttgataagtATACGCTAGAACTTGTTAACGATATAATGTAGAGTCCATGTAGCAGATGTGATAAGAGAATCAACACATCTGTGATGATGGTCACATCCATTTTCCATGTAACTGCTTTCTTGGTTCTTTTGAAAATGTTGTGTAGTAAGAAATGATGACGATTTGATGATTCTATAATGATTCCTATACTGTTAAGACGTTTTACTTTGGAACAAGaatgtcaatatatatattgatatattaaaattgaatattttgatGGATTGTGGTAATGAGATATGCTTTCAGCTTTAGATTTATGATTTGAGGTGTAGAATATTGAGATTTGGCCTCAAGTCTGAAATTTAGGGAAATTGAGATTTGACCCATCATTTGACAGAAAGATTGaaacttgattatagatttaGATTCTGTGGCTTATGGGTAACATTCCATGATCCATCATTTCCCTTGGTTGATCCTTGAGATCAAAAGAATTTCCTTTCTCATTAAGTCTAATCTCAGGCTATTTGTCACGttatatgatattattgtttttcttgGAAGCTTGTTATTCTTGTGTTTGTTCTCAAAATCAACTGATTATATATTTCTCGTCTTAGATCTTCACTGGATAGACTTGAAAGATTCCACCTTGTTTGGTATTTTTGTTCATTGATCTTCCCTGGACTGactaaaaaaatatcacatgtTTACAGCTTCACGATTGTTAACTTCCAAAGTAATCATTGATGGAACCGAATCACACAAAATCTAGTGACAGTTATGCTGCTGATATCTATTCCATCAGGGAAGCGCAAGTACGCATCAAGCCCTTTGCACAACAAACCCCTGTCCTCACCTCAGACACGTTAGATTCTATTGCTGGAAGAAAGCTGTACTTCAAATGTGAATGCTTTCAGAAGGGGTAAGAAGCTCTGTAATGTAGAATGGAAGGGATTTTCTTCAAAGTAGTTCCTATATAAATGTGTCGTAGTGAACTAAAGTTTCTGCTATTTTCGCTTCTAAGTCTTCTAACTAAGGGCCATTTGTTCGTGCAATTTATTAGGGGAGCTTTTAAATTCCGAGGGGCATGCAATGCTATATTTTCACTTGATGATGATCAGGCTACTAAAGGAGTTGTAACACATAGCAGGTTCGTTCAGAGTTTTCTGGTTTACTGGTAAAactatctttatttatttttttggattatcCCCTAATCTACTTCCTGTCGAATTTAGTGGAAATCATGCTGCAGCTCTTTCTTTGGCTGCAAAACTACGGGGCATCCCTGCATATATAGTTATACCAAAAGATGCTCCAAAATGCAAAGTCGCAAATGTCAAACGTTATGGTGGTCGTGTTATCTTCAGTGAGCCATCAATGCAGTCCCGGGAAGATACTGCAAACAAGGTGTTGCAAGATACCGGTGCTGTTCTTATTCCTTCCTCTAATGATGGGCGCATTATAAGGTAACACAAGTCTCTCTTTTTTCACTAGGAATCTACCCAGAATGATCTCTACTAATGAATAGTTCTCTACTAATATGTTTCTTTATGATCTTTACAGTGGGCAGGGTACAATATCTCTGGAGTTTCTGGAACAAGCTTCAGATATTGACACTTTAATAGTCCCAATCAGCggtaaattcaacaattttaagactttgatatattgtttttcttgaaattttaatttgtaaatcaGCCTCATTTTCTGATTCGGAATGAAGGAGGTGGTATGATAGCGGGAGTTGCATTGGCTGCCAAGGCTATCAATCCTGCCATTCGCATATTTGCTGCCGAGCCAATGGGAGCAAATGATGCTTTCCAATCGAAGAGTAATGGCAGGATTACTAAGTTATCTGAAGTCAACACTATTGCTGATGGTCTTCGAGCTTTTCTTGGAGATCTCACGTGGTAAAGTCGAGCTCCTTCTACTATAAACTACTGTCTgcctattttaaacctttttcatagtcaaaatcaAACCTTTGTTGGACTTCTGGCATTTACCTTTACCATCAAACAGGCCTATTGTCCGCGATCTCGTGGATGACGTTATAGTTGTTGATGATAAGGAGATAATACAAGCTATGAAACTTTGCTATGAAATTCTGAAGATTGCAGTGGAACCAAGTGGAGCTATAGGCCTTGCAGCTGTTCTTTCTGATGGTTTTCAAAAAAATCCAGTCTATAGTGAATGCAATCATATTGGAATTGTTCTGTCTGGAGGAAATGTTGATCTTGGTGTGCTCTGGAATTCCTTTGATAAATGAGAAACTCTATTAGTCCTGAGAGGCAGATTCAGAATTTGAACTAGTAGTTCGAGTTTGGAATTCTACCACAACTCATTTGATTTACTGGGTTCGGAATCAATTACTATTTGTTCTTTCTTtagttaagtttttttttaatatatacaatGTTCGATTCAAAGTTACTAGTTTCAGATGAATTTGTAACTTTCACTTTATGTCCATCCTTGGGAACAAGTGTTATTCAATGATCCAACTTTTCTGTTATTgatcatatttttgaaattttcgtATCGCGAGGATTCATCTTTATTGTTTTCTGTGCCTGTTAACTTCTTCTGTTGGTTGCCTGCTAGGACAGATAGTATATTGTAGTAAATTGTTGGTTGAAGACGTACTATCTGGTTCGAGGTGTTAGTGAGGATTCTTATCATAGTACCCTCGTTCAAATGATGAAAGGAGCACTACTATATTGCATGGAGAAATGTTCATTGTCATATGAAGCAAGTCCATGGTATATCAATTAACAAGGAGCCGTAAATTGTTATGACTTGTAAGTTGTAATACATATTTGAAGACGATAAAATTGTTACCAAAAGAAGGGAATTAACAAAGTTTCTATTTGATACCTATAGGGAACCACAAAATGCTTAGTAAATACACACTtctatttattcatttttgcaaaatttgTAAATCTGTTCCATTTTTCATCCCACTTATCACACATCTAGTTAACCACTTCCCATACATATAATTGATATCAAAGTACACTCATACCTATGTTTCCCTTTTGTCAGCAGAAAAAGATAACTCTGTCTTACCTGATAATCATTATAGTATCAATCTACATACTGAAACTGGTTTAtacccaaatatatatataaaatactacTAACAAATATGCAACATAAACTATAAGTTAGAAACTTTGACTActctattttaattgaaatttaattgattaataaaaaattagttgtttgtactttattttgaatatatatttctacACGTGTAATTTGCAGTATGATacaattgaaacttttttttttcttctaattttgaagtcataatactcatatatattagtAGAAGTTGAACAAACTATGATTACCAATTTAACATACCATAAAATACTGAAATCGaactatatcaaattaaattgataTGGTAATagtataatgttttaaaaatcaaattttgaaattatgataTCGAAACTTTGAAATACCATACTGTGTACCATATCATGCCCAACCCTAAAAGGAGTAAAGGGACATCAGCCTAGCATCGCGCTTTCCCTTGAATGAAGCCTTACGTGACACAAATTAATCAGATTTTCCTACATGACACAAATTTCTGATTAGTTGGGTTCTAATACTGATacgaaattgaaaaaaaaataaaatcatcagACTAATACGGCGTCGTATATCATGTCTTCCCTTCTTTTAACAAactttttagggttttagagtcCCCTTCCCATCACTATGAGCTCTACAGCCATGGATATCCACCCCCCTCCTCCACCACCATGTTGGAGCAACATAGTGAAGCAACAACCGCCGCCACGGCCACCGCCGCAACTTACTACTACTCCGGCCACCGTCACCGCCGCCGTAGCTGCAGCAACAGCGGCGAAGGTAGGTAATGGAGTTTTGGTAGGGAGCTGCAAGTCGACGAAGGGGATAGCAGTGGCTGTGGTAGATGCAAACGCTATAATTCAAGGCGGAGATAAGCTGAATCATTCTGCTGACCGGTTTTTTACGGTACCTGAAGTGCTTGCGGAGATTCGTGACCGGAACTCCCGTCATTCACTCAATTTACTTCCGTTCACTATTGATACCACGGAGCCTTCCCCTGATTCTCTTAAAAAAGGTTggaaatttttcattttttttgtttgtttgcaaAAAATCACTATCTGATAGTTCCCCAAAGTGAGTTACCCGATACCAATATTGGTGGGAGGTATTAGGTGTCCGGTGGAATAATTGAGTTGCACACAATCTGTGTTTATGTATCAGGGATCGAACTCGTGACCTATGGTTAAGTGTTTTGTTTGTAGTTATGTGTTTTGTTGAATGTGTAGTGTAGTTTGGTAGTTTTgataagaatttttattttgattgctTTGGTTTAGTTACATGTAAATAATTTCACTTATTTGCTTTTAACTCtctgtttggatggttgttatgtGTTGTTTAAGTATGGTATCATATTGCCTTGTGTTGTATCGtcttgtattattttaatgaatctAACTTTTGAATAGATTGTATCGCGCTCAACCTATAAGAAAAGTATAGGGTACGGGTAGAGTTACTATGAATCATTAGATAATaagtaaagataaaaatgagaagaaaatatttaggTAACTATGTGATCACACCAAATCGGTTGTTACTCAAAATGGAACTTTTTGTTGGTACTTAAGATGAATTTAAACGATTCAAATACTTAAAATTTAAGttacaatcaaaacaaatattgtatttaaactaataatacagtacaatgggtaacaaccatccaaacaaggtgtagAGATTGATCGTTTAATTGACTAGTTATATGCTAGTCATCTATCTATATTAAAAGTCTCAtcttttatttgggtttgggatCGACAATGCGAATAAGCACACAAAGGCTGCTGTGAGTTTGGGTGGTCGGAGGTGTTAGGAAAAAATATCTTATCTTGCTGAAAGAAACACTAGGGATATTTGTTGAATATGTTGTGTTACCTGGCTTTGCAGTTATTAGCTTTGCAAGGGGTACTGGTGATTTGCACACACTTTCTGATGTGGATCTCAAGCTCATTGCTTTAACTTACACATTGCACGCTCAATTTCATGGAACCCAGCATCTCCGAGATTGCCCTCCAGCTATTCACATGATTAATGTAAAAAGGTTGCCAGAGAAGGACTTGCCTGGATGGGGCGCTAACATCTCTAATCCGGAAGAATGGGAAGCAATAGAACATGCACTTGATGATGGAGCAGACACTACCTCTAGAATTCTTCCCTTGAAAGATTTGAGCTTGAATGTTATTCCTCTTGATCAACAAAGTGGTAGAGATGGTTCTGTCGTGAATGGTGTTGATTCTCATTCTGAGAATCAGATGGATGCCAACGATGGCTTCAGTAAACCTCAAAAGTACTTGCCACAGAAAAAAGAGGTGAAGATTAATGGTAAGAAGATGGTTGCTGATGGAATTGATGCATCACAGGGACAATATGATGATCATGGTGATGATTGGCTACCTGCTGTGAGCAGAAGTACTCATAGGAGATTTCTCAGACGAAAAGCTAGGCGTGAAATGTCTGAAACATCATCTAAAATGGATGATTTACAAGATGCTACTGAAAATACAGTAGATGAAAACCTCGAAAACTGTCAATGCGATGATATCTCTATGAACCAAATCCCTGAAGAAAATCCCGAGGCGAATGCCGAGGATGGTAATGTTTCTGAAGTAAGAGACGGTGAAGAAAAATTGTCTATGATTTTGAGTCAGATGCGGCTTGAAGAAGATTCTGCTAAAGCTCTTCAAGATGATGCAGATGTAAACATTTCCAATGAGGGGCCTGAATCAAATGATGCTAATCAAGACGGtaaagaatttgaagaagatgaaggggAGGATTTCGTCTGTGCTGATGGAGGAGCGGAAGATGCAGAGATGTCCAGCCAGATGGATGAGAGCGTTGAGACATCGTTTGTGGATGATAACAGCAGTGAACAAAGTTGGATGTTAAAATCTTTGTCCGAGTCAAGTGTGGCCTGTGTGACAGCTGATTATGCAATGCAAAATGTTATTCTTCAAGTCGGTTTACGCCTTGTGGCACCTGGAGGAATGCAGATCCGTGAGCTGCACAGGTCTGTAAAAGCTGTCGTAATATCCGTTGTCTATTGTTCATGTCATAAAAGTTGCCAGAGTTATCATGAATGCTGCAATCGGACTGTTGACATACTCCTATTGATCCAGTCAATACACTGCTGCCTTAGATGCTTGGAATCCTAATATTTGATTGCAATCATTTGCTTATAGTAGCATATCTATTTTCAGGTGGGTACTGAAATGCCATGCCTGCTATAAAGTGACAACAGATGTTACCAAGATTTTCTGTCCCAATTGTGGAAATGGGGGAACTTTACGCAAGGTAGCAGTGACTGTTGGCGAAAATGGCATTGTGATTGCAGCACGCAGACCACGTATATCCTTGCGAGGGACAAAGGTGAGAAATGACATCTCCTTTCCTAATCATGTCCGACTTTGACACTTCCATAAATTACAACCTGCAGTCTAATTAAAAACAGTAACTCGAGTAatatgcttagataagttcataTTTGTCACTTCTTCTGTACATAGCTTCTTTTTCCCCCAATCGAATTACAACAGAATGCATTCAAGAATCAAATTTGAGTGGTCTGTGAAGCATAACCATGAAAGTTCTCTCTAAATTTTAGTTAGTGATATTGTGTTAGTTACACCCTGCACATAACACACGTGGAGGGGGACCTGAAATGTGTACCATGCTTAGCAATCGTTTTAGAGTCTTATCAGACGCTGTAACCAATGCTTGGAATCTTCTCTTCAGTCCATTGTTCATGCTCGGACACTTCAAAAATGTTGTCGAATTCGTGtgggatcctccaaaaatgctaGCTTTTTGGGGGATCTAGCGTACACTCAGACAATATTTTTGAACTCAGTCTGAGCAATGTAGCTAGAATGTAAAACGTTTTTGCTGATTGCTCCCTTTGCAGTTCTCCCTGCCTTTACCTCAAGGGGGTAGAGGTGCTGTTACCAAGAACCCAGTATTACGCGAGGACCAGCTTCCGCAGAAGTATCTTTATcctaaaacaaagaagaagaacaaggtTGGTTTCAGCAAAAGatgttcctttttttcttttttattttcaattaatatgaTGAACATTTTAAGTTTACATTTTCGCGTGAGaagttgagttgatttgtttGTTCTCTGTAGGGGGATGACAACATATTTACTCCGGACACTATTTTTCTCAACCATACTAGTAAGAAGGCTCCTCTGCAGCCCCCTGTTCGCAAGGCACTAGCTGTTTTCAGCGGGAAGAGGAATCCTAACGACAATCATTATTCTCGCGCTAAGCATTAGTTTGAATTTTTCGAAAAGACCACTCTTATGAGTTCACATTTTTATACGAGCGATCTGGGTTTTCTATACTAGTCCATTATATAGTTGGATGCCCTGAAGATCAATGCTACCAAATCCTACTTTAcagattatttttttgggggctTGTTTATGGATGGTCTCAGTAATATGGGATACagttttattataaatatttaatgatattgAGTTTCTGCAGTGCTTCTTGTTTCATTCCTAGTATACTGTCAACCTTGGGACGGACGAAGGAGaaagtggacaactaatatGGAACGAATGGAGTAATTAGTGTTTCAACATGCCTTGGGCTTTGGTTTAGTGGTGAGCAAATTAGGCGCAAATCATAGGTTCGAATCTTTCAACAAACAAAAGCTTTACTCAGGGTTGATTTGTTATCCATTGAGTTTTGAATTGTGCAATTTCTTGGTTATCAAAAATAATGTCTCAACATTTAAGGTTGTAAAGGGTTGTTTGGTATGTGAAATAAGTATAATAATCTTGATATAAAATTTGAGATTAACTTTATCTCATGTTTGGTGTGAGGTATTGAATAATTTCGGGATTATTTTATTCGACcatttgtattaaaattgtggGATTATTATCCCATATGAAAGTTGGGATAAAATAGTCTCATAGGATATCTATGCTTATACCATCCTGTACACCAAATGACTCCTAAAAGACTCCATCAATCTTGATGGTTGTTAAAAAAGAGAGCATTGCGTCGATTATATGACTAAAGTTCAGACAAAATGGCTAAGTGAGACAAACATGATTGAACTACTATTTATGActgaaattcaaataaaaataattaaattttagtcATATGTCTTAAATTTGACTTCATTAAaactaacttcaaaatattgtAATATGTTTTAAGTTGTTCAAAGTGGATATacgtgtaatttttttaaaaaaataggagTAAGTTAAATGACGATGTCATAATCAGATATTCGTGCACTAGTTGTTGTGGTATATAAATAGTGTATCATTATACCTACTTTCTAAGTTAATGTCACTTGATAGGTACTTAATTTGTAGTATTTCAACATTTCTTTGTTCATTCAAGTTGGCTTTTCATGAATACAAAGCGTGACAGGAGTGAATTGGTATGATattcacttttaaattttgattaatttaaattattaccGTATGTGATCCAGTATCAAAAGTTATTTCTTTTGCAAGGATCAAATCCTAGACATCTGATTTGGTGCACAATAATCTAATTAGGGTGAAAGGATTCTATCCGAGTTAGAGATTCTAATAAGCTTATATTATAGGTTTTTACATTTGATAACtcaattttatatctatttataTGCTTGCTATTTTCAAACGCGTCTGTCTGTtctgtatgtatatatatttttctcttttaaaaatattttcactcaTAGagatacaacaatagttatatatttagtgtaattttaTAAGGGAAATTTGAGAAGACTATTACGTCGCATATAGAAAAGAAATTGTTTTCGATAGCTTTCAGGCCTCGACTCAAGAAAATAATGGGAGTGAAGAAACCAAGCAAAAACTAAACAAGGCAAGACAATCTAAAAAAAGGAGattaactacaacaaaataatatgataatcaaAGTACATGAAACAATAGATAGTAACAAATATCGAAGAAACAAAAAACTGCATACAAGAGTTATACTGTGACTACTAGCATAGTGGCGGAGCCAAGAAATTGGTGAAAAGTGTGTAAATTTCCTTTCTCCATGTGTTAAGggtgtataaaattaaatatttatacataaatcTAACATTTAACCTTTatatacaacataatttttcagTAAAAGATATGCACTTGACCACTCGTTATGCCTAAGGTCGCCTCGCCCATATGTGCTAGTATGGAAGGCTAAACGAGATCACAACAGTCAAACCTAATATTCAACCTTCATGCACCACATAATTTTCCGCGAAAGATGTGTGTGTTGGACCACTATTTGCCTGAAGTGGCTCCGCTCATGTGCTATAGCTAGTATGGAACGATACAACACTCAAGTATCTACTAATCTTCTACCCTAGTTCGTATACTTCATAAATCTCCTACCTAAGATCATATGCTCGATAAGTTAGAGTTGCGCACACGTATATATAtagacaaatatatatacatacaaaacAATTTTGCAAAACGACAACCTAATTATCATATAGTTGCATGTTAATTTCTTCAAGGCGGCATTTATATGCATGTAagaatagttttttttcttgaagtAGTAgcctaatttgaatttataaattatgtacCTAACTTTTCATACTGAAAATCTGGAAAACACCTAAAAaagtcatattttaaaaaaataaatatatatgcatGAATCAACTTGTActacatatttaaatatatataattatcccaacatatatattttttcatatatcttgaCTTTTACTATCCAATCATCTTTACGTGTGAATCGAAATAAACACTTctaatcttatttttattcgaagtgaattcataatttgaagtttaatgattctaaattttatatttttatatgtgaACACAAATGGTCGTGATTGGTGCTAATCACACAATATATATCAATCggtatttataactttttttactaATTACGTTATAAATGATGCgattgtataaatattttttacacgATCAGTATAACGAACATAAACTCAATTTTTCATTGACGTTTGAAGTTCTCAAAgggtacataaattttaaaattgaccTTATTTTTCCAAATGAAGGAAATTGGATGGAAAAAGTGCGTAGTTAGTCACTGTCAGTTTAATAGTAACTAATTAAGTGATTAGCAAGCAAATGATGTAATCAATTATTAACAAAACGACTAATTAGTTATAATTATGTCCCAAGTGGATAAAAGTGCTAAATTCTTTTAcgtatttaattagttttgtcCAAGTGGAAAAAAAgtgatctttctttttttattttgtttgtatgCAAGAGTTTCTAACTTTGGCCTTGTTTGTTTATAACTAAAAGATTATTAATGTTTggttttatattgtattgtattataatGTATGTATGCATTGTTTTGTTGAGTATATCATTTTTCGTTATTATATAATACCATAgacaattttataaaaaaaattagggtaCGAgagtttttataaaaaagaacaataaaaataaatagaattatTAGATAATACGCGAAAActaaatgaaaaggaaaaaaataaggtaaaaatgTGATCacatcatataaaatgagacttttTCGTTGTTATATAATGATGAATTTGACGATATGATACAGTAAATTTAAATGACAATCAAAATCAACGTTATATTAAACTAACAACACATACAATAACATAATACGTAACAACTATCTAACAAGTTGTCATCGCAAAACATGTTAGTATAGTTATCTTAACTATACTAACAAATTAAGAAGAAAGGTCAAAATTTTGCctcctgaactatgcgaaaggTTCAAATTTAcccttaattttaaaaattaattcacCATGTTAATTAGCTTCCGCTGTTTGAAAATAAGAACATAATTAGTCCGTTTTAGTAACaactaacaacaacaatatttttgacTCGAACTATAATTTATAGAAGATACGTAAGTTTGTTTCATTTCGCatagtttgagaaatttttttaccattttatcctaTTAACTTTATTGTTGATCTCATCTagaaaactaactaaaaattaattcatacaCAACCGAGTATATTGACTCCTCCTAAAAATAGAATTGGTATAAGTCATGTAAATTCAGTCAAAATTTTggtttatatttaatatatacaaatacaattaattaatttcccCAGTACAAAATAAGTTATAATTAAATACTTGAATAGGAggagaaataattattttttgagtgGGTTCTACCTATAGTCATGACACTTTCAAACTTATTAGAAAAACATCAATGTGTAGGGTAATATATATAATGGAcaaagacacaaaaaataaacaagacaaacgtttttttgttttattatatttataattattacttTATCTACATGTTGCCTCATTTGCtttgtattttcttattcttttagCATATTGAACTTGCAATTCTACTTCGAAAACATTTCTTTTGAGCCCATCAACAACAACCTCTCTATAAAGATAAGGATAAGGTCTACATACATcctatataaattatatatatcctAACGTAAAGAAAAATATACAGCTATATAAG
This genomic stretch from Solanum stenotomum isolate F172 chromosome 10, ASM1918654v1, whole genome shotgun sequence harbors:
- the LOC125841424 gene encoding serine racemase-like, yielding MEPNHTKSSDSYAADIYSIREAQVRIKPFAQQTPVLTSDTLDSIAGRKLYFKCECFQKGGAFKFRGACNAIFSLDDDQATKGVVTHSSGNHAAALSLAAKLRGIPAYIVIPKDAPKCKVANVKRYGGRVIFSEPSMQSREDTANKVLQDTGAVLIPSSNDGRIISGQGTISLEFLEQASDIDTLIVPISGGGMIAGVALAAKAINPAIRIFAAEPMGANDAFQSKSNGRITKLSEVNTIADGLRAFLGDLTWPIVRDLVDDVIVVDDKEIIQAMKLCYEILKIAVEPSGAIGLAAVLSDGFQKNPVYSECNHIGIVLSGGNVDLGVLWNSFDK
- the LOC125841447 gene encoding RNA-binding NOB1-like protein → MSSTAMDIHPPPPPPCWSNIVKQQPPPRPPPQLTTTPATVTAAVAAATAAKVGNGVLVGSCKSTKGIAVAVVDANAIIQGGDKLNHSADRFFTVPEVLAEIRDRNSRHSLNLLPFTIDTTEPSPDSLKKVISFARGTGDLHTLSDVDLKLIALTYTLHAQFHGTQHLRDCPPAIHMINVKRLPEKDLPGWGANISNPEEWEAIEHALDDGADTTSRILPLKDLSLNVIPLDQQSGRDGSVVNGVDSHSENQMDANDGFSKPQKYLPQKKEVKINGKKMVADGIDASQGQYDDHGDDWLPAVSRSTHRRFLRRKARREMSETSSKMDDLQDATENTVDENLENCQCDDISMNQIPEENPEANAEDGNVSEVRDGEEKLSMILSQMRLEEDSAKALQDDADVNISNEGPESNDANQDGKEFEEDEGEDFVCADGGAEDAEMSSQMDESVETSFVDDNSSEQSWMLKSLSESSVACVTADYAMQNVILQVGLRLVAPGGMQIRELHRWVLKCHACYKVTTDVTKIFCPNCGNGGTLRKVAVTVGENGIVIAARRPRISLRGTKFSLPLPQGGRGAVTKNPVLREDQLPQKYLYPKTKKKNKGDDNIFTPDTIFLNHTSKKAPLQPPVRKALAVFSGKRNPNDNHYSRAKH